The Xenopus laevis strain J_2021 chromosome 5L, Xenopus_laevis_v10.1, whole genome shotgun sequence genome has a segment encoding these proteins:
- the six2.L gene encoding homeobox protein SIX2 isoform X1 codes for MSMLPTFGFTQEQVACVCEVLQQGGNIERLGRFLWSLPACDHLHKNESVLKAKAVVAFHRGNFRELYKILEGHQFSPHNHPKLQQLWLKAHYVEAEKLRGRPLGAVGKYRVRRKFPLPRSIWDGEETSYCFKEKSRSVLREWYGHNPYPSPREKRELSEATGLTTTQVSNWFKNRRQRDRAAEAKERYEENNENSNSNSHNPLSTSMNGGKTVLGSSDDDKTPSGTPDHTSSSPALLLGGNPGLQALHGMSHPQGPSAIPVSSADPMHHHTLQDSILNPMSSNLVDLGS; via the exons ATGTCGATGCTTCCGACCTTTGGCTTCACTCAGGAGCAAGTGGCGTGCGTGTGTGAGGTGCTGCAGCAGGGGGGCAACATCGAGCGATTGGGCCGATTCCTGTGGTCGCTCCCGGCCTGTGATCACCTCCATAAGAACGAGAGTGTCCTCAAGGCCAAGGCCGTGGTCGCCTTCCACCGGGGCAACTTCAGGGAACTCTATAAAATCCTGGAGGGCCACCAGTTCTCTCCGCACAATCACCCCAAGCTGCAGCAGTTGTGGCTCAAGGCTCATTATGTGGAGGCCGAGAAGCTCCGCGGGCGACCCCTGGGGGCGGTGGGCAAATACCGGGTGCGCAGAAAGTTCCCTCTGCCCCGATCCATCTGGGACGGAGAAGAAACCAGTTACTGCTTCAAGGAGAAGAGCCGGAGTGTCCTGAGGGAATGGTACGGCCACAACCCCTACCCCTCGCCCCGGGAGAAGAGGGAACTGTCCGAGGCCACCGGACTCACCACCACTCAGGTCAGTAACTGGTTCAAGAACCGACGCCAGCGCGACCGAGCGGCCGAAGCCAAAGAGAGGTACGA ggaAAATAACGAAAACTCAAATTCCAACAGCCACAACCCATTGTCCACTTCAATGAACGGAGGGAAAACAGTTCTTGGGAGCTCAGACGACGACAAAACTCCATCGGGGACCCCAGACCACACTTCGTCCAGCCCGGCGTTACTCCTCGGTGGGAATCCTGGTCTTCAGGCTCTTCATGGGATGAGCCACCCACAAGGACCTAGCGCCATCCCAGTGTCTTCAGCAGACCCCATGCACCACCACACACTGCAGGACTCAATCCTCAACCCCATGTCGTCCAACTTGGTAGACCTTGGCTCCTAA
- the six2.L gene encoding homeobox protein SIX2 isoform X2, translating to MSMLPTFGFTQEQVACVCEVLQQGGNIERLGRFLWSLPACDHLHKNESVLKAKAVVAFHRGNFRELYKILEGHQFSPHNHPKLQQLWLKAHYVEAEKLRGRPLGAVGKYRVRRKFPLPRSIWDGEETSYCFKEKSRSVLREWYGHNPYPSPREKRELSEATGLTTTQVSNWFKNRRQRDRAAEAKERENNENSNSNSHNPLSTSMNGGKTVLGSSDDDKTPSGTPDHTSSSPALLLGGNPGLQALHGMSHPQGPSAIPVSSADPMHHHTLQDSILNPMSSNLVDLGS from the exons ATGTCGATGCTTCCGACCTTTGGCTTCACTCAGGAGCAAGTGGCGTGCGTGTGTGAGGTGCTGCAGCAGGGGGGCAACATCGAGCGATTGGGCCGATTCCTGTGGTCGCTCCCGGCCTGTGATCACCTCCATAAGAACGAGAGTGTCCTCAAGGCCAAGGCCGTGGTCGCCTTCCACCGGGGCAACTTCAGGGAACTCTATAAAATCCTGGAGGGCCACCAGTTCTCTCCGCACAATCACCCCAAGCTGCAGCAGTTGTGGCTCAAGGCTCATTATGTGGAGGCCGAGAAGCTCCGCGGGCGACCCCTGGGGGCGGTGGGCAAATACCGGGTGCGCAGAAAGTTCCCTCTGCCCCGATCCATCTGGGACGGAGAAGAAACCAGTTACTGCTTCAAGGAGAAGAGCCGGAGTGTCCTGAGGGAATGGTACGGCCACAACCCCTACCCCTCGCCCCGGGAGAAGAGGGAACTGTCCGAGGCCACCGGACTCACCACCACTCAGGTCAGTAACTGGTTCAAGAACCGACGCCAGCGCGACCGAGCGGCCGAAGCCAAAGAGAG ggaAAATAACGAAAACTCAAATTCCAACAGCCACAACCCATTGTCCACTTCAATGAACGGAGGGAAAACAGTTCTTGGGAGCTCAGACGACGACAAAACTCCATCGGGGACCCCAGACCACACTTCGTCCAGCCCGGCGTTACTCCTCGGTGGGAATCCTGGTCTTCAGGCTCTTCATGGGATGAGCCACCCACAAGGACCTAGCGCCATCCCAGTGTCTTCAGCAGACCCCATGCACCACCACACACTGCAGGACTCAATCCTCAACCCCATGTCGTCCAACTTGGTAGACCTTGGCTCCTAA